The following proteins come from a genomic window of Anopheles ziemanni chromosome 3, idAnoZiCoDA_A2_x.2, whole genome shotgun sequence:
- the LOC131287850 gene encoding putative ribosome-binding factor A, mitochondrial: protein MSGSNKAKKKRYYDETNDRTPKLMPATSLASTNRQGKESSRRVAVLNKLFMKNITDLMATGSFASDLYGYGIQISRVRVAPDFREASIYWFSSSLNKDVKIEIILKQLSYRLRHELSQLRVMGEVPVLMFVQDKRYYVEGVLNALLKEADYGDDGEEVSDPTATVVEERIREPEMRHDILGLDHAQIMNRIRQSVDKTNKAWKMHQEAQRKHSSAADPRKKDATTANEDV from the coding sequence ATGAGCGGCAGTAACAAGGCTAAGAAGAAACGATACTATGATGAAACTAACGATCGTACGCCTAAACTGATGCCAGCAACCTCCCTTGCGAGCACCAATCGCCAAGGGAAGGAATCAAGTCGTCGTGTGGCCGTTCTGAATAAGCtgtttatgaaaaacataaccgATCTCATGGCAACCGGCTCCTTCGCTAGCGATCTGTATGGCTATGGTATACAGATTTCTCGCGTTCGTGTCGCACCGGACTTTCGTGAAGCGAGTATTTACTGGTTTTCTTCTAGTCTCAACAAGGACGTTAAAATTGAGATCATCCTCAAACAGTTATCGTATCGCTTACGCCATGAACTGTCTCAGCTTCGGGTGATGGGTGAGGTTCCAGTGCTCATGTTTGTCCAGGACAAACGGTACTATGTCGAAGGAGTGCTAAATGCTCTGTTGAAGGAGGCGGACTATGGAGATGATGGCGAGGAAGTCAGTGATCCGACTGCAACAGTGGTAGAAGAACGTATACGTGAGCCTGAAATGAGGCACGATATACTCGGATTAGACCATGCTCAAATCATGAACCGCATACGACAATCGGTGGACAAGACCAACAAGGCGTGGAAGATGCACCAGGAAGCGCAACGAAAGCATTCCAGTGCAGCAGATCCGCGGAAGAAGgacgcaacaacagcaaatgAGGATGTGTAA